A stretch of the Solirubrobacterales bacterium genome encodes the following:
- a CDS encoding FAD-dependent oxidoreductase, which translates to MADETIVVVGAGLTAAKAVEALRETGNENRVVLIGDEPHRPYERPPLSKAYLRGERDDAPWVHDAGWYDEHNVELLTGHRVTAIDPDESRVVVDGADPVPWDRLLFATGAEPRRIGIPGHDLTGVHYLRTLESSDSLGAAIQGGSARVVVVGAGWIGSEVAASARQKGCEVTVIEPAEVPLERVLGKQMGGIYRDVHLDQGVQMMLGTGVEAFEGSERVERVRTSDGRTVEADLVVVGIGVIPRTSLAEEMGVACENGILTNASLQTNVPGVYAAGDVANAYHPFYERRIRVEHWNNAMKQGPAAGRALAGEEVSYDEIPYFFSDQYDVGMEYVGYASGEDEVVIRGDTDAREFIAFWLQDNRIAAGMNVNIWDVSDPIKELIKARVEVDRKALADPDTDLTSLLS; encoded by the coding sequence ATGGCTGACGAGACGATTGTGGTGGTGGGTGCCGGACTGACGGCGGCAAAGGCGGTCGAGGCACTGCGCGAAACCGGCAACGAGAACCGGGTCGTGCTGATCGGGGACGAACCCCACCGTCCCTATGAACGCCCGCCCCTTTCGAAGGCCTACCTGCGGGGGGAGCGCGACGACGCTCCCTGGGTCCATGACGCCGGCTGGTACGACGAGCACAACGTCGAGCTGCTGACCGGGCACAGGGTCACCGCGATCGATCCGGACGAGTCCCGGGTGGTGGTCGACGGTGCCGATCCGGTCCCCTGGGACAGGCTGCTTTTCGCCACCGGCGCCGAACCGCGCCGGATCGGGATCCCCGGGCATGACCTGACCGGGGTTCACTATCTGCGAACTCTCGAAAGTTCGGACTCGCTCGGCGCCGCAATCCAGGGCGGCTCCGCCCGGGTGGTGGTGGTCGGGGCCGGCTGGATCGGCTCCGAGGTCGCCGCCTCGGCCCGCCAGAAAGGCTGCGAGGTCACCGTGATCGAACCGGCCGAGGTGCCGCTGGAACGGGTGCTGGGCAAACAGATGGGCGGGATCTACCGCGACGTCCACCTCGATCAGGGGGTCCAGATGATGCTCGGGACCGGGGTGGAGGCCTTCGAGGGTTCCGAACGGGTCGAACGGGTCCGGACCAGTGACGGCAGAACGGTCGAGGCCGACCTGGTGGTGGTCGGGATCGGGGTGATCCCGCGGACCTCCCTGGCCGAAGAGATGGGGGTCGCATGCGAGAACGGCATCCTCACCAACGCCTCACTTCAGACCAATGTTCCCGGGGTATATGCGGCCGGTGACGTCGCCAACGCCTACCACCCGTTCTACGAGCGACGGATCCGGGTTGAACACTGGAACAACGCGATGAAACAGGGTCCCGCCGCCGGACGGGCGCTGGCCGGGGAGGAGGTCTCCTACGACGAGATTCCGTACTTCTTCTCCGACCAGTACGACGTCGGCATGGAGTACGTCGGCTACGCCTCCGGGGAGGATGAAGTGGTGATCCGCGGCGACACCGACGCCCGCGAGTTCATCGCTTTCTGGCTCCAGGACAACCGGATCGCCGCCGGAATGAACGTGAACATCTGGGACGTGAGCGATCCGATCAAGGAGCTGATCAAGGCCCGGGTCGAGGTCGATCGGAAGGCCCTTGCCGACCCGGACACCGATCTGACCTCGCTACTGTCCTGA